Proteins encoded within one genomic window of Arachis ipaensis cultivar K30076 chromosome B08, Araip1.1, whole genome shotgun sequence:
- the LOC107613667 gene encoding probable fatty acyl-CoA reductase 4, with translation MELESVLHFLEDKTILVTGATGFLAKVFVEKILRCQPNVKKLYLLLRATDTESVAHRLHHEVFGKKLFKMQKEKWGEKFSSFLSEKVVAVAGDVSLHNFGIKDQTLIEEMLEEIDIIVHSAATTRLDERFDVAMDTNTIGAYNAINFAKICHKIEIFLHVSTAYVCGEAKGQIPEEPFRMGQTLKSSFELDINLEKQLIKKKLSELQSQNANQETITSIMKEFGTIRANLHGWPNTYVFTKAMGEMVVTNMKGNIPLIITRPTVIIGTLSEPFPGWIEDVRTIDFVFVEYFKGAITSFVGNPKITVDLIPVDMVTNSMIIAMLVHSKNNTSNNLIYHIGTSLRNPIKLSEIQDIMHLYITKNPWLKNYGKSGSLYEKFTFNPNYTEDLEFPQYKGSRLKRIMNMYRPYLHFEGIFDDKNTEKLRMAIKGVGSVERKFNLDPKSIDWKEYLVNVHFPGLLKYSMQPKM, from the exons ATGGAGTTGGAAAGTGTATTGCATTTCCTTGAGGACAAGACCATTCTAGTCACTGGTGCCACTGGCTTCCTAGCGAAAG TTTTTGTAGAGAAGATACTAAGGTGTCAACCAAATGTAAAAAAACTTTACCTTCTTTTAAGAGCTACCGATACTGAATCTGTCGCTCATCGCTTGCACCATGAG GTCTTTGGGAAGAAATTGTTCAAAATGCAAAAAGAAAAGTGGGGTGAAAAATTCAGCTCCTTTTTATCCGAGAAAGTGGTGGCTGTTGCAGGTGATGTTTCTCTTCACAATTTTGGAATCAAAGACCAAACCCTCATTGAAGAGATGTTGGAAGAGATTGATATTATAGTGCACAGTGCCGCAACTACAAGACTTGATGAAAG ATTTGATGTTGCAATGGATACAAACACAATAGGAGCTTATAATGCGATAAACTTTGCTAAAATATGTCACAAAATAGAAATTTTTCTTCACGTATCTACCG CTTATGTTTGTGGAGAAGCAAAAGGACAAATACCTGAGGAACCATTTCGTATGGGCCAAACATTAAAAAGCTCTTTCGAATTGGACATCAACTTAGAAAAGCAGTTGATTAAGAAAAAACTGAGTGAACTCCAATCACAAAATGCCAATCAAGAAACAATCACCTCAATAATGAAAGAATTTGGAACAATAAG GGCCAATTTGCATGGGTGGCCAAATACATATGTATTTACAAAAGCAATGGGAGAAATGGTTGTGACAAACATGAAGGGAAATATACCGTTGATCATCACACGTCCTACTGTTATAATCGGCACCCTTTCGGAACCTTTTCCGGGTTGGATTGAAGATGTTAG AACTATAGACTTTGTTTTTGTTGAGTATTTCAAAGGAGCAATAACCAGTTTTGTTGGTAATCCAAAGATAACTGTAGACCTG ATACCAGTAGACATGGTGACAAACTCAATGATCATAGCGATGTTGGTTCATTCTAAGAATAATACTTCAAACAATTTGATCTACCATATTGGCACTTCGTTAAGAAATCCAATTAAACTTTCAGAAATTCAAGACATAATGCATCTTTATATTACAAAAAATCCATGGCTAAAAAATTATGGAAAGTCCGGGAGTTTGTATGAAAAATTTACATTCAACCCCAATTATACGGAAGATCTTGAATTTCCCCAATACAAG GGATCAAGGTTGAAGAGAATAATGAACATGTATCGTCCTTATCTTCACTTTGAGGGCAT CTTTGATGATAAGAACACGGAGAAGCTACGAATGGCAATAAAAGGAGTTGGCAGTGTTGAGAGGAAATTTAACTTGGATCCCAAAAGTATTGATTGGAAGGAATATTTGGTGAATGTTCATTTTCCAGGTCTACTTAAGTATTCTATGCAACCTAAGATGTAA
- the LOC107610394 gene encoding probable fatty acyl-CoA reductase 4 produces the protein MAEFTSNSVEEYFKEKTILITGATGFLAKILVEKILRVQPNIKRLYLVVRASNPHIAVQRLHNEVFEKKLFKMQKDKWGEKFSSFLADKVVAVAGDVSLHNFGIKDQILIEEMLDAIDIIVHTAGTTTLDERFDVAMDTNTMGAYNAINFAKMCHRIEVFLHVSTAYVCGEAKGLIPEESFRMGQTLKSSLELDISLEKQLIEEKLSELQEQNANQETITSIMKEFGASRANLYGWPNTYTFTKAMGEMLVMSMKGNIPLIITRPTAVIGTHSEPFPGWIEGVRTIDFVFVEYFKGAITSFVGHPNITMDLDSRLKRTMNLYRPYGLFEGIFDDENTEKLRIAIKGVGKMDKEYNFDPKSIDWKDYLMNVHFPGLIKYTMQPKM, from the exons ATGGCAGAGTTCACAAGTAATAGTGTTGAGGAGTATTTCAAAGAAAAGACCATTTTAATTACTGGTGCAACTGGATTCTTAGCCAAAA tTCTCGTGGAGAAGATATTGAGGGTTCAACCCAACATAAAAAGGTTATACCTTGTTGTGAGAGCATCAAATCCACATATAGCTGTCCAACGCTTGCATAATGAG GTCTTTGAGAAGAAATTGTTCAAAATGCAAAAAGATAAGTGGGGTGAAAAATTCAGCTCTTTTTTAGCCGACAAAGTGGTGGCAGTTGCAGGTGATGTTTCTCTTCACAATTTCGGAATCAAAGACCAAATCCTCATTGAAGAGATGTTGGATGCGATTGATATTATAGTGCACACTGCGGGAACTACTACACTTGATGAAAG ATTTGATGTTGCAATGGATACAAATACAATGGGAGCTTATAATGCTATAAACTTTGCTAAAATGTGTCATAGAATAGAAGTTTTTCTTCATGTATCAACCG CTTATGTTTGTGGAGAAGCAAAAGGATTAATACCTGAGGAATCATTCCGTATGGGCCAAACACTAAAAAGCTCTTTAGAATTGGACATCAGCTTAGAAAAGCAGTTGATTGAGGAAAAACTTAGTGAACTCCAAGAACAAAATGCCAATCAAGAAACAATCACCTCAATAATGAAAGAATTTGGAGC TTCTAGGGCAAATTTGTATGGATGGCCAAATACGTATACATTTACAAAAGCCATGGGAGAAATGCTTGTGATGAGCATGAAGGGAAATATACCATTGATCATCACACGTCCTACTGCTGTGATTGGCACTCATTCAGAACCTTTTCCGGGTTGGATTGAAGGTGTTAG AACTATAGACTTTGTGTTTGTTGAGTATTTCAAAGGAGCAATAACTAGTTTTGTTGGTCATCCAAATATAACTATGGACCTG GATTCAAGGTTGAAGAGGACAATGAATCTTTATAGGCCTTATGGTCTCTTCGAGGGCAT TTTTGATGATGAGAACACAGAGAAGCTGCGAATAGCAATAAAAGGAGTTGGCAAGATGGATAAGGAATATAACTTTGATCCTAAGAGCATTGATTGGAAGGACTACTTGATGAATGTTCATTTCCCAGGTCTAATTAAGTATACTATGCAACCAAAGATGTAA